A window of the Salarias fasciatus chromosome 7, fSalaFa1.1, whole genome shotgun sequence genome harbors these coding sequences:
- the commd9 gene encoding COMM domain-containing protein 9: MAASVSSEDFSNLQLLLKAPSKEAVRDICVQSHRGTSRRLTESTAASLGVPAAQAAQLLLSLHTLSHHVLFHNLSSPDQILAVFPESFHPSLKKMITKILLENSPAWRTEALSSQVSLPQLQDLDWRVDMVTSSDCVGRMAVPTCLVQLKMEDPCPSAGQEAVSTVTVELSRGSLDTILDGLGRIRDQLSVVAGK, encoded by the exons ATGGCCGCGTCCGTTTCCAGCGAAgatttctccaacctgcagctGCTTTTAAAG GCTCCGTCCAAAGAAGCCGTGAGAGACATTTGCGTTCAGAGTCATAGAGGAACGAGTCGGCGGCTGACTGAGAGCACCGCCGCCTCCCTGGGGGTCCCCGCGGCCCAGGCTGcccag ctgctcctgtcCCTCCACACTCTGTCCCATCACGTCCTCTTCCACAACCTCAGCAGCCCCGATCAGATCCTGGCCGTCTTCCCCGAGTCCTTCCACCCCAGCCTCAAGAAGATGATCACCAAGATCCTGCTGGAGAACAG TCCAGCATGGCGGACGGAGGCCCTCAGCAGCCAGG TCTCCCTCCCTCAGCTCCAGGACCTGGACTGGAGGGTGGACATGGTGACCAGCTCGGACTGCGTGGGCCGGATGGCGGTGCCCACCTGCCTCGTGCAGCTGAag ATGGAGGATCCGTGTCCGTCGGCGGGCCAGGAGGCGGTTTCCACGGTGACGGTGGAGCTGAGCAGGGGCTCTCTGGACACCATCTTGGACGGGCTGGGACGGATCAGGGACCAGCTGTCTGTGGTCGCTGGGAAGTGA
- the fcsk gene encoding L-fucose kinase yields the protein MSQRGGFSWTVVVLTCQHKDSEHAFQRELELRQQRGVLPPAALLLTVRDRQEPVGSGGATLNALLVAAEHLSSRAGHTVVTADVLDDAHILILHTGRDFPWSSCSRAFCWLPHQKPDQKVQAPVCCLDLLLDCLSEQICPGSPPGVWVCSTDMILSVPPDFAMSWRGFSGVRVVSLPGDVSFAAHHGVYLCDSQGVVRDIVYRGTEDQIQQAVMPDGKVPLVSGPVFFSRSVSEKLLQTHVSPPLDGCTYQGLDSGAPPLQISLFLDLLKCLCSDLTLHQFVSEERAGCSSTAGPQGAAVRSGRSELWRILRGAQLSLVYVPGGRYDYLTPCGRSHVERLTRDWTDRNTLSHIQNESLVSEGARIINSVLEGDVTVATGAVVQHCHLQGPLDVPSGCLLSGLEPSSSRSIGRLPIGEDIIIQGHRIELGEMRLTVYTAAGSHDPLEVSSDDSTASFLNQRWSDFFSRTGIQCEDLWVRGEPHSLLEARLFPVLHPRGGIVGLEGGVAWLLGGGGRLQEWREAWRLSLREVLSLSHQEAELQWREELLLLAGRRGVTDALRSRSDACLLPCFRAAVLGGQQDALLETLDTIAAGSSQQGAESGAELGVAARCLSCIADVLVCMAGGRGGLRSGPAANRAWSSAYALLEEGDLRGGVGALAAQRRSWLSRPNLLVRAARHYEGAGQVLLRQAVMSSQRFISIGRGEVPPLGEWQEVQCPARLDLAGGWSDTPPIAFEHGGSVTNVAVKVDGKRPIGARARRIAEPRLLLVSHSGGRGSGVSTETVCERLDDLKDYCQPHAPGALLKAVCVCSGLVSLSSQHALGDQLMQQWGGGVEIHSWSELPTGSGLGTSSILAGALLAAVYRCTGQSYTTDSLIHAVLYLEQILTTGGGWQDQVGGVVGGLKVGRSSAALPLKVEVERLRPPEDFLASLEQHLLLVYTGKTRLARNLLQDVVRSWYSRLPSMVTNAQQLVWNSEECARACSHGCLTSLGACLDRSWQQKKRMAPGCEPASVRAMMDALRPLVLGQSLAGAGGGGFLYLLTREPRQREAVLRVLHGTPGLGDVSVHSVQLDMDGLTELPPYCDPHTPGSV from the exons ATGTCGCAGCGCGGCGGGTTTAGCTGGACGGTGGTCGTCCTCACGTGCCAGCACAAAGACAGCGAGCACGCCTTCCAGAGAG AGCTGGAGCTGCGGCAGCAGCGAGGCGTCCTCCCCCCGGCAGCGCTGCTCCTGACGGTGAgggaccggcaggagccggtggGCAGCGGGGGGGCCACGCTCAACGCCCTGCTGGTGGCTGCTGAACACCTGAGCAGCAGGGCCGGACACAcc gtTGTGACGGCCGACGTCCTGGACGACGCTCACATCCTCATTCTGCACACG GGGCGGGACTTCccctggagctcctgcagcagggcCTTCTGCTGGCTGCCCCACCAGAAGCCTGATCAGAAAGTTCAGGCCCCCGTCTGCtgcctggacctgctgctggactgtctgaGTGAGCAG ATCTGTCCCGGTTCTCCTCCGGGGGTTTGGGTCTGCAGCACAGACATGATCCTCAGCGTTCCCCCAGACTTCG CCATGTCCTGGCGGGGGTTCTCCGGCGTCCGTGTCGTGTCGCTGCCGGGGGACGTTTCCTTCGCCGCCCATCACGGGGTTTACCTGTGCGACTCCCAG GGTGTCGTCCGAGACATCGTCTACAGAGGGACAGAAGACCAGATCCAGCAGGCAGTGATGCCTGATGGGAAAGTGCCGCTG gtttctggTCCCGTTTTCTTCAGCCGCTCCGTTTCAGAGAAGCTGCTTCAGACTCAcgtgtctcctcctctggacggCTGCACCTACCAGGGCCTGGACTCCGGAGCTCCGCCCCTCCAG ATCTCTCTGTTCCTGGACCTGCTGAAGTGTCTCTGCTCAGACCTGACCCTGCACCAGTTTGTGAGCGAGGAGCGAGCGGGCTGCAGTTCCACGGCGGGCCCACAGGGGGCGGCGGTGCGGAGCGGCCGCTCCGAGCTGTGGAGGATCCTGAGAGGAGCTCAGCTCAGCCTCG TGTACGTCCCCGGCGGGCGCTACGACTACCTGACCCCGTGTGGGAGGAGCCACGTGGAGCGGCTGACTCGTGATTGGACGGACAGAAACACTCTGTCTCACATCCAG AACGAGAGTCTGGTGAGCGAAGGAGCTCGGATCATCAACAGCGTCCTGGAGGGAGACGTTACCGTGGCGACTGGCGCGGTGGTCcaacactgccacctacag GGTCCTCTGGATGTCCCGTCGGGTTGTCTGCTGTCGGGACTCGAACCGTCGTCGTCTCGGAGCATCGGCCGGCTGCCCATCGGTGAAGACATCATCATTCAGGGCCATCGGATCGAGCTGGGAGAGATGAGACTGACCGTCTACACGGCTGCGGGATCACATGACCCGCTGGAG gtCTCCTCTGACGACAGCACCGCCTCTTTCCTCAACCAGAGGTGGAGCGACTTCTTCAGCAGAACAGGAATCCA GTGCGAGGACCTGTGGGTGCGGGGGGAACCACACTCCCTGCTGGAGGCGCGGCTTTTCCCGGTGCTCCACCCCCGAGGAGGCATTGTGGGTctggaggggggcgtggcctggcTCCTGGGGGGCGGCGGCCGCCTGCAGGAGTGGAGGGAAGCCTGGAGGCTCTCTCTGAGGGAGGTGCTGTCACTCAGCCaccaggaggcggagctgcagtggagggaggagctgctgctcctggcggggaggaggggggtcaCCGATGCCCTGAGGAGTCGCTCCGATGCCTGCCTGCTGCCTTGCTTCAGGGCAGCGGTGCTGGGAGGCCAGCAGGATGCGCTGCTAGAAACTCTGGACACCA TTGCGGCCggcagcagccagcagggggcggagtctGGAGCGGAGCTGGGCGTGGCCGCCCGCTGTCTCTCCTGCATCGCCGACGTGCTGGTGTGTATggcggggggccgggggggtctgaggagcgGCCCGGCGGCCAACAGGGCCTGGAGCTCCGCCTacgccctgctggaggagggcgACCTGAGGGGCGGAGTCGGCGCCCTCGCCGCTCAGCGGCGGTCGTGGCTCAGCAG GCCGAACCTGCTGGTGCGGGCGGCGCGGCACTACGAGGGCGCCGGGCAGGTGCTGCTGCGGCAGGCCGTGATGTCATCGCAGAGGTTCATCTCCATTGGACGAGGGGAAGTCCCGCCCCTGGGGGAGTGGCAGGAGGTGCAGTGTCCGGCTCGACTGGACCTGGCGG GCGGCTGGAGCGACACGCCGCCCATCGCCTTCGAGCACGGCGGCTCCGTGACCAACGTGGCGGTGAAGGTCGACGGGAAGCGTCCGATCGGCGCTCGGGCTCGACGCATCGCTGAGccccgcctcctgctggtcagccacagcggggggcggggcagcggcgtttccacggagacggtgTGCGAGCGTCTGGACGACCTGAAGGACTACTGCCAACCGCACGCTCCCG gaGCACTGCtgaaggctgtgtgtgtctgcagcggcCTGGTGTCTCTgagctcccagcatgctctgggAGATCAGCTGATGCAGCAGTGGGGAGGAGGCGTGGAGATCCACAGCTGGTCAGAGCTGCCCACTGGTTCAGGActgg gtaccAGCAGCATCCTGGCGGGGGCGCTGTTGGCTGCGGTCTACAGGTGTACAGGTCAAAGCTACACCACAGACTCTCTGATCCACGCCGTGCTCTACCTGGAACAGATCCTCACCACAG gtggaggctggcAGGACCAGGTGGGcggtgtggtgggggggttgAAGGTGGGCCGCTCCTCGGCGGCGCTGCCcctgaaggtggaggtggagcggcTCCGCCCTCCGGAGGACTTCCTGGCGTCTCTGGAGCAGCACCTCCTGCTGGTGTACACCGGGAAGACGCGTCTGGCTCGCAACCTGCTGCAG GACGTGGTTCGGAGTTGGTACAGCCGGCTGCCGTCGATGGTGACCAACGCCCAGCAGCTGGTGTGGAACTCGGAGGAGTGTGCCCGAGCCTGTTCGCACG GCTGCCTGACCTCTCTGGGTGCGTGTCTGGACCGGTCGTGGCAGCAGAAGAAGCGCATGGCGCCGGGCTGCGAGCCGGCCTCGGTGCGCGCCATGATGGACGCCCTGCGGCCGCTGGTCCTGGGCCAGAGCCTGGCCGGCGCCGGGGGCGGCGGCTTCCTCTACCTGCTGACCCGAGAGCCGCGGCAGCGGGAGGCGGTGCTGCGGGTGCTCCACGGCACGCCG gGTCTGGGGGACGTCAGCGTCCACTCGGTGCAGCTGGACATGGACGGGCTGACCGAGCTGCCGCCCTACTGCGACCCGCACACACCGGGCAGCGTCTGA
- the pclaf gene encoding PCNA-associated factor: protein MVRTKADNVPASYRKAVAASAPRKSLGSSSANASSSSCQSPSQAKNKYAGGNPVCPRPTPTWQKGIGDFFGGPPRKPEKENRKPGGDEEEDDGEEAGGSGVSKTTRRSRPLPAEDEDDD from the exons ATGGTTAGAACGAAAGCCGACAACGTCCCCGCATCATACCGGAAAG CCGTCGCAGCGTCGGCTCCTCGGAAGTCTCTGGGCTCCAGTTCAGCCAACGcttcgtcctccagctgccagtCACCCTCACAAg CCAAGAACAAGTACGCGGGGGGGAACCCGGTGTGCCCGCGGCCCACCCCCACCTGGCAGAAGGGCATCGGCGACTTCTTCGGCGGGCCGCCCCGGAAACCCGAGAAGGAGAACAGGAAGCCCGgcggggacgaggaggaggacgacggcgAGGAGGCGGGAGGCAGCGGCGTGTCCAAGACCACCAGGAG gaGCAGACCGCTGCCCGCCGAGGACGAAGACGACGACTGA
- the LOC115392423 gene encoding uncharacterized protein LOC115392423, producing the protein MEEMLPSSPCSTDPESPGGLNRGCLMDQADLSIVVPETPSPQLPKRPRRRPSAAERSSPAALRDSGLPVEGERAFTHKSKRRRLSGRGEDVILASTISNIGRFIAFSSSSSSSSSSSSSSSSSSSSFSSTSSSSSRRRESVLHPTHTEAGAASHSDALSFLTAEERSWLRAERALTSTEREAEHVVISDDEEVTVRSLQMEEDEALARSLQAQFDREESHSRTHHHHHHHHHRQQDHHRFYAQNHWMNQVLAAVNPLAHTEQELIGRSMRRGRSRWTSELDFSDENNYEALLAFEDLRGAVVTHKLSRREIQRFPTKRFQSASAGGSTQCQICFCEYSEGEKLRILPCFHDYHVQCIDRWLKENVTCPICRANLSDGGGGGSAAPS; encoded by the exons ATGGAGGAGATGCTGCCGTCCAGCCCCTGCTCGACTGACCCGGAAAGTCCTGGAGGTCTGAACCGAGGCTGCCTGATGGACCAGGCGGATCTGTCCATTGTGGTCCCGGAGACCCCCAG CCCGCAGCTCCCCAAGCGTCCCAGACGTCGACCTTCGGCGGCAGAGCGCTCCAGTCCG GCGGCGCTCCGAGACTCCGGACTTCCTGTGGAGGGCGAGCGAGCATTTACCCACAAGTCAAAGCGCCGGCGCCTGTCGGGCCGCGGCGAAGACGTCATCCTGGCGTCGACTATCTCCAATATCGGCCGGTTCATCgccttctcttcttcctcttcatcctcctcctcctcttcctcttcatcctcctcctcttcttcatctttctcctccacctcttcctcttcctcccgccgGCGGGAGTCGGTCCTCCACCCGACGCACACGGAGGCCGGAGCAGCGTCGCACTCAGACGCTCTCTCCTTCCTGACGGCAGAAGAAAGAAGCTGGCTGCGCGCTGAGCGAGCTCTGACCtccacag AGCGGGAGGCGGAGCATGTGGTGATCAGCGACGACGAGGAGGTGACGGTGCGCTCgctgcagatggaggaggacgaggcgcTGGCTCGCAGTCTGCAG GCGCAATTTGACCGAGAGGAGTCCCACAGCAGAacccaccatcatcatcatcatcaccatcatcgcCAGCAGGACCACCACAGG TTTTACGCGCAGAACCACTGGATGAATCAGGTCCTGGCTGCTGTCAATCCTCTGGCGCACACTGAGCAAG AGCTGATTGGTCGCTCCATGCGAAGGGGGCGGAGTCGATGGACCTCTGAGCTCGACTTCTCCGACGAAAACAACTACGAG GCTCTGCTGGCCTTCGAGGATCTCCGTGGTGCCGTGGTGACCCACAAACTGAGCCGCCGGGAGATCCAGAGGTTTCCCACCAAACGCTTCCAGTCTGCGAGCGCCGGCGGGAGCACGCA GTGTCAGATCTGCTTCTGCGAGTACAGCGAAGGAGAGAAGCTGAGGATACTGCCCTGTTTCCATGACTACCACGTCCAGTGCATCGACCGCTGGCTCAAG GAAAACGTCACGTGTCCGATCTGCCGCGCTAACCtgagcgacggcggcggcggcggctcggcggcgcCCTCCTGA